A section of the Paenibacillus aurantius genome encodes:
- a CDS encoding stage VI sporulation protein F, producing MSYLNYGIDRDLVERIKLKLKNPVYKERVKNLMNGVTKADLQNPNKVSRLLSQTAAALGEKLTAQQADGIIRFVIAQKIDPSNTFHLIKLWGMFR from the coding sequence ATGAGCTACTTGAATTATGGAATCGACCGCGACCTCGTGGAACGAATCAAGCTTAAGCTTAAAAATCCCGTCTACAAGGAGCGGGTTAAGAATCTGATGAACGGAGTGACGAAGGCCGACCTGCAAAATCCGAATAAGGTCAGCCGTCTGCTCTCCCAAACCGCGGCTGCTTTGGGGGAAAAGCTGACGGCCCAGCAGGCGGACGGAATCATCCGGTTCGTGATCGCCCAGAAGATTGATCCTTCCAACACTTTTCACCTCATTAAGCTGTGGGGAATGTTCCGCTAA
- a CDS encoding YolD-like family protein: MGRKLEGNGIWEASRMMLPEHREQIIRHRGDLPKKAKPALDEQRIQELSDLLAEAVNRGKAVQLTLYDPISPSILHGRIERVDPLLGRVRVTAGEEEWRVPLRDILDIVLE; the protein is encoded by the coding sequence ATGGGAAGAAAGCTGGAGGGAAATGGAATATGGGAGGCATCGCGCATGATGCTCCCCGAGCATAGGGAGCAGATCATCCGCCACCGCGGGGATCTGCCGAAGAAAGCGAAGCCCGCTCTGGACGAGCAGCGGATTCAGGAGCTCTCGGACCTGCTGGCGGAAGCGGTAAACCGGGGGAAGGCGGTGCAGCTCACGCTTTATGATCCTATCAGCCCCTCCATCCTGCATGGGCGAATCGAGAGGGTGGATCCCCTGCTGGGAAGGGTAAGGGTGACAGCCGGGGAGGAGGAGTGGCGAGTCCCGCTCCGTGATATTCTCGATATTGTCCTGGAGTAA
- a CDS encoding MGDG synthase family glycosyltransferase, with the protein MKTTKKALILYASYGDGHLQVTRALTEALSAEGVEVETADLFAEAHPFLNAAAKWFYIKSYAWFPSLYGWLYSSSKEMNHETPFSRALHSFGISRLQKILQNSRPDFVINTFPMLAMPVLRTRGIVIPTYTVITDFTLHNRWIHRDIDRFYVASEELRHELVGRGLETEQVRVTGIPVKKAFRQPASVARLCRKYGLDPRRRILLVMAGSYGVMRDLKELCSEISDDFAIQTVMVCGNNQKLQESMERVFRDHPHVKVLGFVEEVHELMAISSCLVTKPGGITLTEALCCHLPTLLYRPVPGQERDNAEFMMAKGAALVADYADQLVRQLRFLLHNPSALDRMRRAAAKLRNPRSAEDIVSDMLQHIQAPVQETLSAASDQAVESMPLFHTHS; encoded by the coding sequence ATGAAAACAACGAAGAAAGCGCTGATTCTATATGCCAGCTACGGAGACGGACACCTTCAGGTGACGCGCGCCCTGACGGAAGCCCTTTCGGCGGAAGGGGTGGAGGTGGAGACGGCCGATCTTTTTGCGGAAGCCCATCCTTTTCTCAACGCGGCGGCCAAATGGTTCTACATCAAGAGCTACGCCTGGTTTCCCAGCCTGTACGGCTGGCTATACTCGAGTTCCAAGGAAATGAATCACGAGACACCGTTCTCCCGCGCTCTGCATTCCTTCGGGATTTCCCGGCTTCAGAAGATTCTACAGAATAGCCGTCCTGACTTTGTTATCAACACCTTCCCCATGCTCGCCATGCCCGTTCTCCGCACACGGGGGATCGTGATTCCTACCTATACGGTGATAACCGACTTCACCCTTCACAACCGGTGGATTCATCGGGATATCGACCGGTTCTACGTCGCTTCGGAAGAGCTGCGGCACGAATTGGTCGGCCGCGGACTGGAGACGGAGCAGGTCCGGGTCACCGGCATTCCGGTCAAAAAAGCGTTCCGCCAGCCGGCCTCGGTCGCCAGGCTGTGCCGCAAATACGGCCTGGACCCCCGCCGGCGTATCCTTCTCGTCATGGCCGGGTCCTACGGGGTCATGCGCGATCTGAAGGAGCTGTGCAGCGAAATTTCGGACGATTTCGCCATTCAGACCGTCATGGTATGCGGAAACAACCAGAAGCTCCAGGAAAGCATGGAGAGGGTCTTCCGGGACCATCCCCATGTGAAAGTGCTCGGGTTTGTCGAGGAGGTTCATGAGCTCATGGCCATCTCCTCCTGTCTCGTAACCAAGCCGGGCGGCATCACTCTCACCGAAGCCCTGTGCTGTCACCTGCCTACCCTGCTGTACCGGCCGGTACCGGGTCAGGAACGGGATAACGCCGAGTTCATGATGGCCAAAGGAGCGGCTCTCGTGGCGGACTATGCCGATCAACTGGTGCGTCAGCTCCGTTTCCTGCTTCACAACCCGTCCGCGCTCGATCGGATGCGCCGGGCCGCCGCCAAGCTGCGGAATCCCCGTTCGGCCGAAGATATCGTCTCGGACATGCTGCAGCATATCCAGGCTCCGGTTCAAGAGACCCTTTCGGCGGCCTCGGACCAGGCCGTCGAGAGCATGCCGCTATTTCATACCCATTCTTAA